A single Alosa sapidissima isolate fAloSap1 chromosome 17, fAloSap1.pri, whole genome shotgun sequence DNA region contains:
- the LOC121688661 gene encoding phenolphthiocerol/phthiocerol polyketide synthase subunit C-like produces the protein MENKDEDIAVIGVGCDFPGGEGLDNFWKVLVEGRNCAVEIPDERFDCSQWYDPDENKPGKTQTKRAALINGLNEFDQRFFGITDAEADQMDPQHKLLLQCTYRALEDAGIPMEKASGTRTGVYIGLMNRDYEIRLSSSSNTITHYFSTGTAMSVAANRISYTFNLTGPSFALDSACSSSLVALHSACQGIRQGDCDMALCGGVSCIFEPKSFVALSKAKMISPDGTSKPFSNKADGYGRGEGCGIVLLKPLKKALTDCDHIWGIISKTAVNQDGRTVTPITKPSMAQQEELLSRIYSTERDLTSVQYIEAHGTGTPVGDPIEAGSISNVIAKARPAGSGQIYMGSVKGNIGHTESAAGVAGLIKVLLMMKHETIVPSVFYTEDGSSIDAKALNVIIPTQPQKWIAPSTGRAAGINNFGFGGTNAHVIIKEYNQPNNSDTEVRKSQNMFVLSAASEKSLTSMIADMAEQLNKETTADIQSLAYTSACKRSHVKHKYRKVFRASSLTGLGGQLKSSLDKKIIPSKQDPRLVFVFCGNGVTYRGMCSQLLKEEPVFREKMKEIEIIFQRYHGLYIVDTLENDTAEVDFSKPDVVQPLLFAVQVAIVFLLKHWGVKPDAVLGHSVGEVAAAHCSGLLSLEDAVKVIHYRSVLQNKVTGGKMLVVSNMAVTDVLQYLPSFSGKICLAAHNSPTSCTLSGDAESILALHQTLSSSANSKTLFLHVLDVPAAYHSQMMDPILPEVESSIGILEENEMDVQLYSTVSGKIASDHDFCTGSYWSKNIREPVEFEKALTAAATDKKNVVFVEIGPRRALHRNIMETLGNDSTVLSLAQPEKDHETLLATFSKLFELGFSANWDQFYSGIQVVPTSLPRYQFDCVKKHIKISHAPESTASGHPVLKQTRIRAHEFVCDLSSQGLSYLSEHKNNGVSIIPGALYVELGLSAYMANAKPKAPLNTLQLSISFLSPFLLTKRQPELKVTLEPVEHETLFKIHSSSTVFASGSIKCKKGQMAEEQNISLECLSKRCTSVVKSDDLYRKLDMGGFQYGGVFKNKGDIFCGEEFREAYSAVTVPEELLSQVHDFCIHPVILDYLLQMTLVTSSQGNETRPGFPAAIGSLVVFEPLQDEMIIYVRATDMTADHFEVCGCFTDKEGRVLVEVKHLIVKYVGSVSCVVDEYFFQNDCNVISEDVEQTLPGTALVFSDHNAISAALKPYLSKGSKYISSKYANTVLKQGLATLFSKMNISDVRKNFTDILFLWSNQDLSTRTVDDVLTNMVNCCEQLRQIVLELRNVNFSNSVRVVTYRSSETTVDHISPGFVLSGMTRACAAEISEFTFQLIDIGSVSTEDIKALNQVLTSYPCSEYPELVVKDGQIFQPQIAHTTMLTVNQEKRDHCSQAKSFTLQTANPFEIISISAIPSDEEVGQIPEKNVEVQLGKICVHSSDYYPVSVSDLNFGQTMYWNKHTNQNHKLLALDFGGIVTSVGKGVSKLKVGDHIAACYPVTASSKVVVPEEVCYKTKKLPFLSDLPCVSYYVVVWRILHSTLPKLKWDGKLGILSSVPDSGLVKALTLIANKSGWNAFVATELSGPLQDLNKFDALVLLPPFDKSLLVKACTVAGVKNVVVVCDSKFSSPVSQNILGEDNDACIHTIVTSSILAKGSIRANQPRIYKWLKALHLDKKLLSLPTITFQRSTTGSIELLPFDEPESYFSVRTMPVVALNESNSKHAASDISLRPREHRLFNKNCVYIVTGGLTGLGFETVRFIAERGGGYIVILSRKSPSSEMQQEIDTVKQQCGAVIVSVQCDIAVSEQVKRAILNIKEIFPSCPIKGIFHSAVVLHDALIASLDQSLYEKVLKPKVNGALNLHNATKHCKLEYFVCYSSISAVLGNASQTNYAAANSFLDTFCHYRRRLGLAAQSINWGALNLGLLLNKDHLQKFLEAKGMMVMEGPEILQSLEQCLLLNKPQQVICKFNFKTMYHHSFAQNPSLFKRLRSLVEGELKDAEMSDPQAAHNELPSSPHELVRTILSETLGVEYDELNDETFLSALGVDSMLGITLQNLIFQGRGINISLVNLLDPSCTVATLAALLTEHTREDHEDNNDNTSL, from the exons ATGGAGAACAAAGATGAGGACATTGCTGTGATTGGTGTTGGATGTGATTTTCCAGGAG GTGAGGGCCTTGACAACTTCTGGAAGGTTCTAGTGGAAGGTAGGAATTGTGCAGTAGAGATTCCAGATGAGAGATTTGACTGCTCCCAGTGGTATGATCCAGATGAGAACAAACCTGGGAAGACACAGACCAAGAGGGCTGCTCTCATAAATGG GTTGAATGAATTTGACCAGCGATTCTTTGGCATCACGGATGCTGAGGCTGACCAGATGGATCCTCAACACAAGTTGCTGCTGCAGTGTACCTACAGAGCACTGGAGGATGCTGGGATTCCCATGGAAAAAGCTAGTGGCACCAGAACAGGGGTTTATATAG GTCTCATGAACAGGGACTATGAGATCCGTTTAAGTAGCAGCAGCAACACAATAACCCACTATTTCTCCACGGGTACGGCTATGAGTGTGGCAGCCAACAGGATCTCCTACACTTTCAATCTCACTGGGCCTTCATTTGCTCTGGACAGtgcctgctcctcctccttagTAGCCCTTCACTCTGCCTGCCAAGGCATCAGACAAG GTGATTGTGATATGGCTCTGTGTGGAGGCGTCAGCTGCATttttgagccaaaaagttttgTGGCTCTCAGCAAAGCCAAGATGATCTCACCTGATGGCACCAGCAAACCTTTCTCCAATAAAGCAGATGGATATGGCAGAGGGGAGGGCTGTGGCATTGTCCTTTTAAAACCTCTGAAAAAG GCTTTAACAGACTGTGATCACATATGGGGCATTATCAGCAAAACAGCCGTGAACCAAGATGGCCGCACTGTCACTCCAATCACCAAGCCATCCATGGCTCAGCAGGAGGAGCTTCTCAGCAGAATCTACTCTACAGAGAGAGATCTGACCAGTGTCCAGTACATTGAGGCTCATGGGACTGGAACACCAGTAGGTGACCCAATAGAAGCAGGGAGCATCTCTAATGTCATTGCTAAAGCAAGACCAGCAGGATCAGGGCAGATTTATATGGGCTCAGTTAAAGGAAACATAGGGCACACTGAATCAGCAGCAGGGGTGGCAGGACTGATTAAGGTTCTCCTAATGATGAAACATGAAACAATTGTGCCCTCAGTGTTCTACACAGAGGATGGATCTAGCATTGATGCTAAAGCACTGAATGTAATCATACCTACTCAGCCACAAAAATGGATAGCCCCAAGCACTGGAAGGGCTGCAGGGATAAACAACTTTGGTTTTGGGGGGACCAATGCCCATGTTATCATCAAAGAGTATAATCAACCGAACAATTCAGATACAGAGGTTCGGAAATCTCAGAACATGTTTGTGCTCTCAGCAGCATCAGAAAAATCTCTTACCAGCATGATTGCTGATATGGCTGAACAGCTGAACAAGGAGACAACAGCTGACATACAAAGTCTTGCATACACATCAGCGTGTAAGAGAAGTCATGTAAAACACAAATACAGGAAGGTGTTCAGAGCCTCATCATTGACAGGTTTAGGAGGACAGCTTAAGTCTAGTCTTGATAAAAAGATAATCCCCTCCAAACAAGATCCCAGAttggtgtttgttttctgtggGAATGGCGTTACCTACAGAGGGATGTGCAGTCAGCTCCTCAAAGAAGAGCCTGTTTTCAGAGAAAAGATGAAAGAAATTGAGATCATCTTCCAACGCTACCATGGTCTGTATATAGTGGACACACTTGAAAATGACACAGCTGAGGTTGATTTCTCAAAACCAGATGTTGTCCAGCCACTGTTGTTCGCTGTTCAGGTTGCCATTGTTTTTCTCTTAAAACACTGGGGTGTAAAACCAGATGCTGTTCTTGGGCATTCTGTAGGAGAGGTTGCTGCTGCTCATTGCTCTGGTCTGTTGTCACTTGAGGATGCTGTGAAGGTCATCCATTACCGCAGTGTACTGCAGAACAAGGTCACTGGTGGGAAGATGCTGGTTGTCAGTAACATGGCTGTAACAGATGTCCTTCAATACCTGCCTTCATTCTCAGGGAAGATTTGTTTGGCAGCCCATAATAGCCCTACATCTTGCACTCTCTCTGGTGATGCAGAATCCATTTTGGCTCTGCACCAAACTCTAAGCAGTTCGGCAAACAGCAAGACTCTGTTTCTTCATGTCTTGGATGTCCCTGCTGCATACCACAGTCAGATGATGGACCCAATTCTCCCAGAAGTAGAAAGCAGCATAGGCATTTTGGAGGAAAATGAAATGGATGTGCAGTTGTACTCAACTGTGTCAGGCAAAATAGCTAGCGATCATGATTTCTGTACTGGCTCATACTGGTCCAAGAACATCCGTGAGCCTGTTGAATTTGAAAAAGCTTTGACAGCAGCAGCTACAGACAAGAAGAATGTTGTGTTTGTAGAGATAGGTCCCAGGCGAGCTTTGCACAGAAACATCATGGAGACACTTGGGAATGACTCTACTGTCCTGTCTTTAGCACAGCCTGAAAAAGATCATGAGACACTGCTTGCCACTTTCAGTAAGCTGTTTGAGTTAGGATTCAGTGCTAACTGGGATCAATTCTATTCTGGCATCCAGGTTGTTCCAACTTCCCTTCCAAGGTATCAGTTTGACTGTGTCAAGAAACACATCAAAATTTCACATGCACCAGAGAGTACAGCAAGCGGCCATCCTGTCCTTAAACAAACACGGATAAGAGCTCATGAGTTTGTTTGTGATTTGTCATCCCAAGGACTCTCATATCTGTCAGAACACAAAAACAATGGAGTCTCCATCATCCCAGGGGCTTTATATGTTGAGCTTGGCCTGTCTGCTTACATGGCGAATGCCAAACCAAAGGCTCCACTCAACACACTGCAACTGAGTATCAGCTTCTTAAGTCCATTTCTGCTGACTAAGCGTCAACCTGAGCTGAAGGTGACACTTGAACCAGTTGAGCATGAGACCCTTTTTAAGATTCATTCCAGCAGCACAGTCTTTGCTTCAGGAAgcataaaatgcaaaaaaggGCAAATGGCAGAGGAGCAAAACATCTCATTAGAATGCTTGTCTAAGAGATGCACATCTGTTGTTAAATCTGATGATCTGTACCGAAAACTAGACATGGGAGGGTTTCAGTATGGTGGTGTCTTCAAGAACAAAGGAGACATTTTTTGTGGGGAGGAATTCAGGGAAGCATATTCTGCTGTGACTGTTCCAGAAGAATTGCTTAGTCAAGTACATGACTTTTGCATTCATCCAGTTATACTGGATTACCTTCTGCAAATGACACTCGTCACAAGCTCTCAGGGGAATGAAACTAGACCTGGGTTTCCAGCAGCAATTGGGAGCTTAGTTGTCTTTGAACCTCTGCAAGATGAAATGATCATATATGTGCGTGCAACAGATATGACAGCTGATCACTTCGAGGTCTGTGGctgctttacagacaaagaagGTAGAGTTCTTGTCGAGGTGAAACATCTAATTGTCAAATACGTTGGAAGTGTTTCCTGTGTTGTTGATGAGTACTTCTTTCAAAATGACTGCAACGTCATTTCAGAGGATGTGGAGCAAACCCTTCCAGGAACTGCATTGGTCTTTTCTGATCATAATGCCATTTCAGCAGCATTGAAACCATACTTGAGTAAAGGCTCTAAATATATCTCCtcaaaatatgcaaacacagtgTTGAAACAGGGACTGGCTACATTGTTTTCCAagatgaacatttcagatgtgaGAAAAAACTTCACAGACATTTTGTTTCTGTGGAGCAATCAAGACCTCTCCACTAGGACAGTTGATGATGTCTTGACAAACATGGTAAATTGTTGTGAACAGTTGCGGCAAATAGTTTTAGAACTGAGGAATGTGAATTTCTCAAACTCTGTCAGAGTAGTGACCTATCGATCTTCAGAGACCACAGTGGACCATATCAGTCCAGGGTTTGTGCTTTCAGGCATGACAAGAGCATGTGCAGCTGAAATATCTGAATTTACATTTCAGCTGATTGACATCGGCTCTGTCTCAACTGAGGACATTAAAGCCCTCAATCAGGTCCTGACCTCCTACCCCTGCAGCGAATACCCAGAGTTGGTGGTGAAAGACGGTCAGATTTTCCAACCACAAATTGCTCACACCACAATGCTCACAGTCAACCAAGAGAAAAGGGATCACTGTTCACAAGCAAAGTCCTTCACTTTGCAGACAGCAAACCCTTTTGAAATAATCAGCATATCTGCCATCCCATCTGATGAGGAAGTTGGACAGATACCAGAGAAAAATGTTGAGGTTCAGCTTGGTAAAATTTGTGTCCACTCCTCAGACTACTATCCAGTCAGTGTTTCTGACCTCAACTTTGGTCAAACAATGTActggaacaaacacacaaatcagaACCACAAGCTCCTGGCTCTTGACTTCGGTGGTATAGTCACATCGGTTGGGAAGGGTGTGAGCAAATTAAAAGTGGGAGACCACATTGCTGCCTGCTACCCTGTAACTGCATCCTCCAAAGTTGTGGTACCAGAGGAGGTTTGCTACAAAACAAAGAAACTTCCATTTTTGAGTGACCTCCCATGTGTTTCATACTATGTAGTAGTCTGGAGGATACTCCACTCAACTTTACCCAAACTGAAATGGGATGGCAAGTTGGGCATCCTCTCCTCCGTCCCTGACTCAGGTTTGGTGAAAGCCCTCACTCTGATTGCAAATAAGTCTGGATGGAATGCCTTTGTTGCAACTGAGCTGAGTGGGCCACTGCAAGATCTGAACAAATTTGATGCACTTGTCTTACTGCCTCCATTTGACAAATCTCTATTAGTCAAAGCGTGCACTGTTGCTGGGGTTaagaatgttgttgttgtttgtgataGTAAGTTCTCATCTCCTGTCTCCCAAAACATTCTTGGAGAAGACAATGATGCTTGTATTCATACCATTGTCACATCTAGCATCTTAGCTAAAGGCTCTATCAGAGCAAACCAGCCACGGATATACAAATGGCTGAAAGCCTTGCACCTTGACAAAAAGTTGCTATCTCTTCCAACTATTACATTTCAGAGGAGCACAACTGGAAGCATTGAGCTTTTGCCCTTTGATGAGCCAGAGTCTTATTTCAGTGTCAGAACTATGCCTGTGGTGGCACTAAATGAAAGCAATAGTAAGCATGCAGCCTCTGACATTTCACTGCGACCAAGAGAACACAGGCTCTTCAACAAGAACTGTGTGTACATTGTGACTGGAGGACTCACAGGACTTGGATTTGAGACAGTGAGGTTCATTgctgagagaggtggagggtaCATTGTCATTCTCTCCAGGAAGAGCCCCAGCTCTGAGATGCAACAGGAGATTGATACTGTGAAGCAGCAGTGTGGGGCAGTGATTGTCAGTGTGCAGTGTGACATTGCTGTAAGTGAACAAGTCAAAAGGGCCATCCTAAACATCAAAGAAATATTCCCCTCCTGTCCAATCAAAGGAATATTTCACAGTGCAGTTGTACTTCATGATGCTCTCATTGCAAGCCTTGACCAATCCCTCTATGAGAAGGTTCTGAAGCCTAAAGTGAACGGAGCACTGAATCTGCATAATGCCACTAAGCACTGTAAACTAGAGTACTTTGTGTGCTATTCATCTATCTCTGCTGTTCTTGGCAATGCATCCCAGACAAACTATGCAGCTGCTAACTCATTTCTTGACACCTTCTGTCATTATAGAAGGCGTCTCGGACTTGCAGCGCAGTCCATCAACTGGGGGGCCTTGAACCTTGGCCTTCTGTTGAACAAAGACCATCTGCAAAAATTTCTAGAGGCCAAAGGCATGATGGTGATGGAGGGTCCAGAAATCCTCCAGAGCTTAGAGCAGTGCCTACTTTTGAACAAACCTCAACAGGTTATTTGCAAGTTCAATTTCAAAACCATGTATcaccatagttttgcacaaaatccctctctctttaaacGGTTGAGGAGTCTGGTTGAAGGAGAACTGAAAGATGCAGAAATGTCTGATCCACAGGCTGCACATAATGAACTGCCTTCTTCCCCGCATGAATTGGTCAGGACCATACTCAGTGAGACCTTGGGTGTTGAGTATGATGAGCTGAATGATGAGACATTCCTCTCAGCTCTGGGTGTTGACTCCATGTTGGGTATAACCCTGCAGAATCTTATCTTCCAGGGGAGAGGTATAAACATCTCTCTTGTCAACTTACTGGATCCTAGCTGTACTGTTGCTACCCTGGCAGCTTTACTGACAGAACATACAAGAGAAGATCATGAAGACAATAATGATAATACTTCATTATAG